A genomic region of Candidatus Dependentiae bacterium contains the following coding sequences:
- a CDS encoding ankyrin repeat domain-containing protein — translation MKRLLVILPFITSNVYPMNPISNEGTSNQLNDFEQLPAPLKADILMRRILSDIQSINLDTLSTNRPDILTLPGSVKEKAKALPSLFNNYIANKEFKAILDNPVNARKIVDALKAKLGNDFILKLIPYVSAGFIDLLIKGGINPNEPYPYEDEGRSKKPWDTTSVDYALAKAARENKPDIVKLLLKYGADVKAKATVEGKSAGRTALQLAAQKGDLEVVEVLLSHPAITKDDKSKALSLVTADNDLLKRTWPNSLEIKRLDEMIFLLADDNLKANILKKRILNDIGAIEPKTLLIAPNFVNDKAKVLLSSLNNYVANKEFKANLDNPFDARDIVDALKAKLGNDFILQLIPHVSAEFIDLLLKGRIDPNAPYQFEDIARSQKPWDTAPSVDYALAKAARENRPDIVKLLLKYGADVKAKATVEGKSAGRTALQLAAQKGNSEVVKALLSHPAITKDDRSEALILVTADNDLLKRTWPDSPQIKRFDEVISLLRSNI, via the coding sequence ATGAAAAGATTACTAGTTATATTACCATTCATTACAAGTAATGTCTATCCTATGAATCCTATCTCAAACGAAGGGACTTCCAATCAGCTTAACGATTTTGAACAACTTCCTGCACCTTTAAAAGCTGACATTCTTATGCGGCGTATTTTGAGTGACATACAGTCTATTAATCTAGATACACTCTCAACTAATCGACCTGACATCTTAACTTTACCTGGTTCAGTAAAGGAGAAAGCTAAAGCATTACCTTCTTTATTTAATAATTATATAGCTAATAAAGAATTTAAAGCTATTTTAGACAATCCTGTTAATGCTCGTAAAATAGTAGATGCTTTAAAAGCTAAATTAGGAAACGATTTTATTTTAAAACTTATACCTTATGTTAGTGCTGGATTTATTGATCTACTGATTAAAGGTGGTATTAACCCTAATGAACCTTATCCATATGAGGATGAGGGAAGATCAAAAAAGCCGTGGGATACTACTAGTGTTGATTATGCTCTTGCAAAAGCAGCCAGAGAAAATAAACCTGATATAGTAAAGCTCTTACTTAAATATGGAGCAGATGTTAAAGCTAAAGCTACTGTTGAGGGTAAATCTGCAGGTAGGACTGCTTTGCAATTAGCTGCTCAAAAAGGAGACCTAGAAGTAGTTGAAGTATTATTATCTCATCCTGCTATTACCAAAGATGATAAATCTAAGGCTCTTAGTTTAGTTACAGCAGACAATGATTTATTAAAAAGAACATGGCCAAACTCTCTCGAAATAAAACGCCTTGATGAAATGATATTTTTGCTTGCTGATGACAACTTAAAAGCCAATATTCTTAAGAAGCGTATTTTGAATGACATAGGGGCTATTGAGCCGAAAACTCTCCTGATTGCGCCTAATTTTGTAAATGACAAAGCTAAAGTATTACTTTCTTCGCTTAATAATTATGTAGCTAATAAAGAATTTAAGGCTAATTTAGACAACCCTTTTGATGCACGTGACATAGTAGATGCTTTAAAAGCCAAATTAGGAAATGATTTTATTTTACAACTTATACCACATGTTAGTGCTGAATTTATTGATCTATTGCTTAAAGGTCGTATTGATCCTAACGCACCTTATCAATTTGAGGATATTGCAAGATCACAAAAGCCGTGGGACACTGCTCCTAGTGTTGATTATGCTCTTGCAAAAGCAGCCAGAGAAAATAGACCTGATATAGTAAAGCTCTTACTTAAGTATGGAGCAGATGTTAAAGCTAAAGCTACTGTTGAAGGTAAATCTGCAGGTAGGACTGCTTTGCAGTTAGCTGCTCAAAAAGGAAATTCAGAAGTAGTTAAAGCATTATTATCTCACCCTGCTATTACCAAAGATGATAGATCTGAGGCCCTTATATTAGTTACCGCAGACAATGATTTATTAAAAAGAACATGGCCAGACTCTCCCCAAATAAAACGCTTTGATGAAGTGATTTCTTTGCTTAGAAGTAATATATAG
- a CDS encoding ankyrin repeat domain-containing protein — translation MKKYLGLILLVTVNICAMDSNPSYNAEFSELLQLPQVLKEEILMTRVLSDIQTLNPYGFSPFSAKQDRKEVIIPLYRYFINKEFKAILEKPENVRKIVETFKAKFGDDFILTLIPAASVGLIALLLKGGIDPNAAYRSQDSAASNKFGLGNPDKVEYALTEAARANRADIVKLLLENGVNAKVRATVPGKPRLTQTALEIAANEGYPLVVEALLAHSNYTQQDKQDALRALELGKTSMEIQARSFGRDPKKEQAFNTIIELLTDKPIAKETLLVKKVLSDIQDFNHYPLYVQQNIQRSQGQENEIIPLSKYFMDKDFKFILEKPENASKIIDAFKAKIGDDFILRLIPSASVGLISLLLKGGIDPNTAYRSKDLGASDKLGLGNPDKVEYALTEAARANRADLVKLLLENGANATIRATVPGKPRLTQTALEIAANEGHPLVVEALLAHSNYTQQDKQDALRALELGKTSMEMTARSFGRDLKKEQAFNTIIGLLTDKPKG, via the coding sequence ATGAAAAAATATTTAGGATTAATTTTACTTGTAACAGTTAATATATGTGCTATGGATAGTAATCCAAGCTATAATGCTGAGTTTTCAGAGCTGCTGCAGCTGCCTCAAGTTTTAAAAGAAGAAATACTTATGACAAGGGTTTTAAGTGATATACAAACTCTTAACCCTTATGGTTTTTCTCCTTTCTCTGCAAAGCAAGACAGAAAAGAGGTTATAATACCCCTATATCGGTATTTTATCAATAAAGAATTTAAAGCTATTTTAGAAAAGCCTGAAAATGTTCGCAAAATAGTAGAGACTTTTAAAGCAAAGTTTGGTGATGATTTTATTTTAACACTTATACCTGCTGCAAGTGTTGGTTTAATTGCTTTATTACTTAAAGGTGGTATAGATCCTAATGCTGCCTATAGATCACAAGATTCAGCAGCTAGTAATAAATTTGGCTTAGGAAATCCTGATAAAGTTGAATATGCTCTTACCGAAGCAGCTAGGGCTAATAGGGCTGATATAGTAAAGCTATTGCTTGAAAATGGAGTTAACGCTAAAGTACGAGCTACTGTTCCAGGAAAACCAAGATTAACTCAAACAGCATTGGAAATAGCAGCCAATGAAGGATATCCTTTAGTTGTTGAGGCTCTTTTAGCTCACAGTAATTATACACAACAAGATAAGCAAGACGCATTGCGAGCGTTAGAATTAGGTAAAACTTCAATGGAAATACAAGCTCGTTCTTTTGGAAGAGATCCAAAAAAAGAGCAAGCATTTAATACAATTATAGAATTGCTAACAGATAAGCCAATAGCGAAAGAAACCTTACTTGTCAAAAAGGTTTTAAGTGATATACAAGATTTTAATCATTATCCTCTTTATGTACAACAGAATATACAGAGATCTCAAGGACAAGAAAATGAAATAATTCCGTTGTCTAAGTATTTTATGGATAAAGATTTTAAGTTTATTTTAGAAAAGCCTGAGAATGCTAGTAAAATAATAGATGCTTTTAAAGCAAAGATTGGCGATGATTTTATTTTAAGACTTATACCATCAGCAAGTGTTGGTTTAATTTCTCTACTGCTTAAAGGTGGTATAGATCCTAATACTGCCTATAGATCAAAAGATTTAGGAGCTAGTGATAAATTGGGCTTAGGAAATCCTGATAAAGTTGAATATGCTCTTACCGAAGCAGCTAGGGCTAATAGGGCTGATCTAGTAAAGCTATTGCTTGAAAATGGAGCTAACGCTACAATACGAGCTACTGTTCCAGGAAAACCAAGATTAACTCAAACAGCATTGGAAATAGCAGCCAATGAAGGACATCCTTTAGTTGTTGAGGCTCTTTTAGCTCACAGTAATTATACACAACAAGATAAGCAAGACGCATTGCGGGCGTTAGAATTAGGTAAAACTTCAATGGAAATGACAGCTCGTTCTTTTGGAAGAGATCTAAAAAAAGAGCAAGCATTTAATACAATTATAGGATTACTAACAGATAAGCCAAAAGGCTAA